ACTGTTTCTcatcaaaaaatgtattaaaatgtatttcacaacaGGAAAAACGTATATTAACAATAACCTGTACTACTTTGAACAACCTGTGGTGTTTTCCCTGAAACCTTTACGCGTGAGTAGAACCTGTGAACGCATCATAGGATATGTTTTGTTACTGTCATGTACATAATGATCTGAGAGAGTACTGCTGTAGCTTTCATGGGGCCATGTCACTTTGACACCAGAGTTTGCACTGACCTTGTTTTAATGTCAGGTATGTATCTGAGCGTGTCTCAGCTTTAAGAGAGGAAACCTGAGCGGTTTTTATGTTCGTTGGTTATGTTTGTTAAGAATACGACTGCACAAAAACTAAAGATTGAGATTAAAAAGGCGAGGTCGAAGTGAACTTTAGCACGCACAAAAGGCCTAGAAGAGGACTGATCAATGCTCGCAGTTACTCCTGCACTAGTTTGTGTGTAATCATTATGAAAACAGTGTATAGTAACAAatagattgtgttgttattttagaggtttttaaattgtgtttttttcctagTTTTGATGTGAAATTAGACCCACTGTCTTCCAAAGTACTTGACTGTGTCACCGGTGTTTTGCTGTATTCTCGGCTTCGTGTCCTTCCTTTGTTggttttcctctctctgaatgtatttttatttttacacaccTGCTACACACctgcccctctctctgtctaagTGCCTGACCTCAGTCTGTCGGCTCGTTTATCTTcggttgctgttttgtttttccagtttgtgCACTAGGGGATAGAGCTGGAGTCTTTAAtgtcagtttagtttttttttatgtgctgttACTTTTACTCTGCTGTTATGTTTTTACAATAAACCTGACCTGAGTTcagtctgtttttgtatttttgtcacGTCACCATGTTTCAGTACATTTATTAGCAAAATGAACACCGTAAACTTTCAGTTTACCATAAGAAGCTTTACctcaaatatttcattttgggatatacattcattttcttgctaGCGTTGCGTTAGCGGTTAGctagatgagaggattgatatcCGCGGCCGGTTAGCTGaacttagcacaaagactagaaacggggaaacggctagcctagCTCggttcaaaggtaacaaaatgtgCCTACCAGcgcctccaaagctcactaatcaacgCGTTATATGTGGTCTGTTCAATCCGTGAACATCCAGAGGTGGAAATCTGGCATTTAGCTGTTGCACCGCACTATTTCTTGACGGGGCGCGGTAACCTTCgggagtctccgctggttgcctggcaacgaCACAGCCAAGAAATTATCCTTCACAAAATGGCGATTTTGTTTTGCTCCGACGAAACGAATGAGATAAAACGTGTTAATTATTGAGCCTTAGAGGTGCTGTTAGGCAGATTTTGGCACCCTTTGAACTGAGCTAGCAGTTTCCAGCCGttgtaagctaagctaactggcggCTAGCTGTAGCCTCAGTGTGCTGAACAGAAACGAGAGCGCGCTCTCTTCATCGAACTCTCcaccacaaaataaaagtcccacttattgtttttccacaaatcttcagaaaacaaaaacttgttAGTCTGTGTCATTTAATAATTTCACACCACTTTAATTGCACTGAGCCAAAATGGACAATGTAATACTATGTTACAGCAGGCCATTTACACTTAGTCAAGGATGTATATGCTAAAAGTACAGACTTGTTGATTAATGAGGTTATTGCATCATTGTAAAAACAGTATTGATCTCAttgattaatgtttttaaataacgAGACAGAAAACACCCGAGATTAAATACTTTCTTCATTTATGAATATAGCAGTTGTACGTGTTATAATTCTCAGAGCTGACATCAACAGTAGTGACAGCCATCAGAGATTTGGTTCTAGGAAAAAATGACCGGCTGTTTTATCAATGCTAAAAAACATCCCAAAATAAGAAGTTCATATACTGACAAGAGGTAACAACATGGAAGACTAAAACAGATGTTTTAGGTGGATCCTGTCTCTACATCTGGCAGATGATCTCACCCTCAACCTGAGAGGTGTTTTTTGGAGCAGCAGTGATAAATCCACAGCCTacttctccttctttctttttggggAGACGCTCTCAAACAGGGCCGAGATGCTCTGCTGACCCAGCGGGTTGTAGAGGAAGGCTTCGATCTCTCCTCCGccattgctgcttttctggaaGTGGATTTCTAGCAGATCCTGCAGGGTCTCTTGCTCCATGACGTCAGGGATTTGCGTCAGCAGCAACGTCCGAGGACACACCAACATCTTGGTCTGGAAGGGAAACACCACAGACACGAGTCAGACAGAGCAGGGGTGTGGATATTTATCTGGACCCATTTTATActgcttcttttctcctccctaACAAATGCTCACCTTTAAGTTTGTAATCTTTCCGTTGAGAAAAGGAGTCACTCTCACTCTGTGCTTCTGTGGTAGCTGCACTTCATGGTACTCCTTATCTGTCAAACCTCTGGCAACTGATGGTACAAAGAGTTTCATCAGCTGGGATTCAGACCAAAACAGAGCCTAGACAGCACATTTTGAATCCCTTTCAGGTGTTTAGTACTAAAATGTCTTCACGATCAGCTGTAGTCTACAATGTTCTGAATAATTACCtccaaaataaactgaataagCTGAATTTCCTGTGAATAACATTCAACTGTACCTGGATCCCGTCATAATCTCAGTATTAAATATGAAGAACAGAGGTGGCTCACTGTTATTCTCCAAAAAGGTGAGGACCACAGTCCCAGAGTCAGGCAGCATTTCACATGTAtccacctctccacctccattttttttcttggagaAGTGGATCTCCAGCTTGTCCAGCAGAGGGACAATGTCCATCTTGGGCAGGTTGGAGATTAATATGCGCTGAGAACACACCTCAGAGTCTATCTGCAGGACAGACAGGCACAGACCATTCACAGGATACcgatcagtaaaaaaaaatcagatttggCTCATTCAGTCTCTTTGTTATACCTCCACCAGCTTGGGCACCATCAGCTGAACTGGCCTGGCCTCCACAGTGATGCTGCAATCTGATCCCAGATCCACCTGATGCTTCTTCCTGGTCAGGATCTTCGTGGCGACTGATGACAGAGGGAACACAGAGTTATTCAGGACTTTCAGTCGAGCATCAGAAAGCATGGCAGTAGGAGAAGCTCCCAGAGAGTCACAGACTAGAGTctagagccatgctagcagcactgTGAGCCTGAgctttgaggtaaatgctatcgtcagtatgctaacatgctgaagttGATCAAACTTCACCAacttcaccatcttagtttagcattttaaaatgtgccaATTAGCAATAAACCCAAAGTACATACAACAAAGTattctatctatctgtctgtctatctatctatctatctatctatctatctatctatctatctatctgtctgtctgtctgtctgtctgtctgtctgtctgtctgtctatctatctgtctgtctgtctgtctgtctgtctgtctgtctgtctgtctgtctgtctgtctgtctgtctgtctgtctgtctgtctgtctgtctatctatctatctatctgtctgtctatctatctatctgtctatctatctgtctatctatctatctgtctatctgtctgtctatctatctatctatctatctgtctatctgtctgtctgtctatctatctatttgtctatctatctgtctgtctatctatctgtctgtctgtctatctatctatctatctatctatctgtctgtctatctatctatctatctgtctatctatctgtctgtctatctgtctgtctatctgtctgtctgtctgtctatctatctatctatctatctatctgtctatctgtctgtctatctatctatctatctatctgtctatctgtctgtctgtctatctatctatttgtctatctatctgtctgtctatctatctgtctatctatctatctatctatctatctatctatctatctatctatctatctatctatctatctatctatctgtctatct
The sequence above is a segment of the Enoplosus armatus isolate fEnoArm2 chromosome 17, fEnoArm2.hap1, whole genome shotgun sequence genome. Coding sequences within it:
- the ifi35 gene encoding interferon-induced 35 kDa protein isoform X2, producing MESPQPPEDTLEGIAALITSNKKRYEQLVQEQKELAACRDDRRDLTQQFKERFAKGTAALKEDQRSYRDQLENETARLNAMKVQESELMKEIQRVKAALKEEEELNNYLKQQTEVFAAVPEKNVVFKGSTGEDADATFEMNPRVVYPMEGGTALITFEEEVVATKILTRKKHQVDLGSDCSITVEARPVQLMVPKLVEIDSEVCSQRILISNLPKMDIVPLLDKLEIHFSKKKNGGGEVDTCEMLPDSGTVVLTFLENNIARGLTDKEYHEVQLPQKHRVRVTPFLNGKITNLKTKMLVCPRTLLLTQIPDVMEQETLQDLLEIHFQKSSNGGGEIEAFLYNPLGQQSISALFESVSPKRKKEK
- the ifi35 gene encoding interferon-induced 35 kDa protein isoform X1, which codes for MSSDEDFSLVMESPQPPEDTLEGIAALITSNKKRYEQLVQEQKELAACRDDRRDLTQQFKERFAKGTAALKEDQRSYRDQLENETARLNAMKVQESELMKEIQRVKAALKEEEELNNYLKQQTEVFAAVPEKNVVFKGSTGEDADATFEMNPRVVYPMEGGTALITFEEEVVATKILTRKKHQVDLGSDCSITVEARPVQLMVPKLVEIDSEVCSQRILISNLPKMDIVPLLDKLEIHFSKKKNGGGEVDTCEMLPDSGTVVLTFLENNIARGLTDKEYHEVQLPQKHRVRVTPFLNGKITNLKTKMLVCPRTLLLTQIPDVMEQETLQDLLEIHFQKSSNGGGEIEAFLYNPLGQQSISALFESVSPKRKKEK